In the genome of bacterium BMS3Abin11, the window AAGGCCTGTACAGCAAGCAACTCCACCGCAGTATCATAGGCTTTTTTCTGTGCCTTGCGACGGGTTTTTTCCCATTCCTTACCACCGAGTTTGTGTAAGGGTGCTGAATCAGGGTGGGCGGCAGTAAATCGTGACACCAGGTGCAGTGACATCACAGGCACATAGAGCTTATCTCCGTCACGGTATTCCAGCGTCAGGAATTCATATTTTGAATTATTGATGTCCAGTGTTTGCAGACCGATATAGCGGCCTACACCCTGTGTTTCATGGATCACCGGGTCACCGATATTCAGGTCTGCCAGTGAACGGATGACAGATTCTGGGTCACGTGCCGGTTTACTGCGACGGCGACGCTGAAATACCTTGTCACCGTAGAGCTGAATTTCTGACAGAATGACTAACTCGGGCTGCTCAAGTGACAGTCCTCGATCCAGCCTGGCAGCACAGAGAGCGAGTTTTTCATCACCATTGAAGAAGGCAGATGCATCCTCTACGGTGTCAGGAAAGACGCCCTGTTCATTGAGAACATTCTTCAGGTTTTCACGGCGCCCGGTAGTCTCGCATGCCAGCATTACTCGTCTGTCCGTCTGTGCAAGAAAATCAAGCAGGCGCTGATAAGGCTGTTCGGCATGAATGTCAACGTCGAATGTATCCGGCCGGCGGGTGGCAAAGCGTTGGCAGGCCTTCTCGCCGTGTTCTGGCGTTGGCCCATATTCTATCAACGGCCAGTATGTAAGCTGTTTTTTCAGCTCGTCATATTGCTGATACAGGGCCTCCGGTGGTAACGCGGGTCGTTCCGGATCCAGGCCGACGGACTGGAATCGCTCAATGACTTCAGTTTGGAAAGTGTTTGCCGTCTGTTCACATTCTTTGTCCATAATGAGCAGGCTGTCAACCGGTAGATAGTCGAGAAAGCTACTGGTATCATCGAAGAACAGTGGCATGTAAAACTCAGTGCCGGGCGGTATATTCCCCTTACTGACTTCATTGTAGATCAGTGATTGCTGCGGGTCACCGGAAAATTTTTCCCTGTAGGACTGGCGAAAGCGATTGATTCCCTGTTCGGTCATCGGGAACTCCCTTGCCGGAAGTAATTCGATCTGATTCACCGTCCCGGCTGAGCGCTGGGATTCTGTGTCAAACAGGCGGATGCTATCGACTTCATCGCCGAACAGGTCGATGCGGTAGGGTTGTGAACTACCCATGGGGAACAGGTCGATAATCCCTCCGCGAATGGCATATTCGCCGTGTTCATAGACCTGGCTAACATGGCGGTAGGCGGCAGTTTCCAGTTGAAGCCTGAATTTGTCGGTATCAAGAATGTCACCACAGGCCAGGGAAAAACTGTGGGCGGCGATATAGGCCTGTGGTGGCGTGCGCTGCATTAAGTTGGATATCGACAGTATGATGATGCCCTGTCTCTGTACCGGGAGACTGGCGAGCGTGCGCAGGCGCTGTGAAATGATATCCTGATGCGGAGAGAAACGGTCATATACCAGACATTCCCAATCGGGGTAACTCAATAGCGGAATACTGTTGTGCTGACCCATGTAGAAGCGAATTTCTTCTTCTAGCGACTGTGTGAGGCGGTTGTCGGGCGTGACAACAATTATTGGACCGCTATGCTGGTGCGCAGCAGATACGATTGCCAGCCCGAAACTGCTACCATAGAGCTCAGACCAGGCCAGTACCTGGCCTGATTTGCCTGGCAGTTGGGGATTAAAAATATCTGCCGCGACTGAATAACTACTCATAAGATGATGTGTGCGAATGCCAACCATAAAGATGCGGAATTCTACCGCTTACAGGGTGTTGATCAAAGGGGAAAGGGGATATATGAAGGATGAAAGATGTTGGGCGGTTGTCCCTGCTGCTGGCGTGGGGCGTCGGATGGGTGGAAATATTCCCAAACAGTATCTTGAGCTGGCTGGAGAGGCCGTTTTAGTTCGTACTATGAAGCGACTGGCTAGTTGTCCTGGGATATCTGGTTTATTTCTTGGGGTGTCGGCGGGTGATTCTTATTGGCAGGAGATGTCTTTTTCGGCTCCCTGGCTAAAATCAGTCTGCAATGGTGGAACTGAGCGTTCTGATACGGTTAGCCGGATACTTGATGATATGGCTGGGGTGGTGGAACAAAACGATTGGGTACTGGTGCACGATGCAGTTAGGCCCTGTATCTCGCATAAAGATATACAGCAACTGATGGAACTGGCCATACAAACAGGTGGTGGGTTATTGGGTATGCCGATTACCGATACCGTTAAACTTGCTGACGATGAAAACAAAGTTAAGAAAACTGTCCCTCGTCAGGGCATGTGGCAGGCGCAAACACCGCAGATGTTCCGTTATGGAGAATTACGGCAGGCCCTACTTAATGCAAAAAATAATGGTCTGATAGTAACTGATGAGGCATCAGCGATGGAATATGCTGGTTTTTATCCACTGATGGTAAAGGGCTGTTCCGAGAATATAAAAATCACAGTACCGGAAGATTTACAGTTGGCTGAGGTGTTTTTTCAGGGTCAGGAGTCAGGGAGTTAACATGATAAGAATAGGGCAGGGTTACGATGTACATAAACTGGTTGATGACCTGCCATTAGTGCTGGGTGGGGTAGCTATTGAGTATGGAAAAGGACTGGCCGGTCATTCTGATGCGGATGTGCTGATACATAGTCTTTGCGATGCGTTTATTGGTGCTGCCGGGAAAGGTGATATAGGCCGGTATTTTCCTGATACTGACAGCCGTTATCACAATATTGACAGCCGGGTTTTGTTACGTGAAGTGGTGTCAATGCTGGAGAAAGATGACTGGAAGATAGTCAATGCTGATCTGACTATTATCGCTCAGGCACCAAAAATGGCCCCGCATATTCCGGAAATGTGTAGATTGTTAGCGACTGACATGAAAATTGATGAGAAACAGCTGAATATCAAGGCAACAACGACTGAAACTCTTGGCTTCTGTGGCAGAGGGGAAGGTATTAGTGCTCTGGCTGTGGTGCTGATTTATAAAATAACAGAGAATATATAGCGCAAATACGGTGAGATGTTACAATCAGCCGAATTTTGATTTGACAATGTGTCGTATAGGCCCTATCTTTTAGGGAAAAGCACAATAAAAACAAGTAGTACGATAGCATTATGAACAAGTAACTTGAGAAGGTTCTCATATGGCAATCAGGTTGACCCTGACAGACTGCGATTCGATACCAGGGAAGGACAAGCTAAAGCCACGCATGGCGGCTAATCTGATAAAAGAAATGTCGGCCGCCGATGTGGAGCTGCCCGATTTTATACCGAAAGTCTCTTTAATGATCCGTGCGATCACCTGTAGCAATACGAAAGTAAAACACCGCCTGCTATTGTTGCGGCTGTTACAGGAGCCGGTGACCGGCATATTGCAGGCGGTGCATGCCAGAAAAATTGGAATAACACTTCCAGTTGCCAGTGAAGATGCCAAGTTGCTGGGTACAGTTGACGGACTGCTGCGTGATCTTATTTGTGGCTATAACGCCATTATCAAAGAAGCTCAGGACTCAATAGGTTTTATGGGCGCTGCCAGCAAATCTCAGTTTTCTGAGGCATGTTATGGTTCAATTACATTTCAAACACGTCGTCTAATGTTGTCCTATGAGTCATACCGACCAGTCCGAAAAGGTATCTGGTCGCAGATCCATCTAGTGTACAGTATTGCCCGAAAATGTGAATCTGAAACCTTTCCTGTGCAAATTGAATCCTCTGAGAATATTTACCATTCATCAATTGAGCACATATATAAGCGTGCAATCCTGATTAGTCGAAGCGACCCCTATCATTTTTCTTTTCGCGGTGTCACACGATTATTTGACTCCCTTGAAAGATGGCCGGAAAAAGTCAGGCTAACTCATGAAGCAGTCGTTCCAAAGAATAACAGCATGTTCATCGTTGATCTGAACAGTGATTTTTCGGCTGCACCTTATTTCCAGGATTCAGCTAATGTTGCAGATGACCGTTTTCTTATTCTTGATACCACGGAGTTAATGGAACGTCTGAATATGGAATTAAAATCGGTTTTGCATAGCATAGCGGGTGGTTTGAAAGGGATTCAACAGGTGCAGTACTTCGAGCGTATGGAAATCCTTCGTCATATCGTAGTCAGTTGGGGAATGCATCCTGTTCGTAAGGCTGAGCGAGAAGATCTATACATGGACTGCAAGATCGTTTTTGGTCTGACAAATATTTTCAGTATATTGCACCCCGACCTTGATGCTGATGAAGTGGATGAAATTGATTTTGACTCCACTGCTGAAATACAGATGGTGCTAGGTGCCTTTCAGGAAAGATTTGGTAAGAGCCTGGATAGAAATTCGTTTGTTTCCAGCTGGAAGATAGGCAATGAAAGTAGTGGTGGTTTTAGCCTTAGCCATACCCGCTCCAGTACAAAAGAGCTACGCGTTGGTGATATCCTGGCCTTGCAGAAAAGTGGCGAGCATAAATGGAATATCTGTATCGTCCGTTGGGCAATGGAAGGCGATGATGGTCAGCTACAGGCCGGCATTTTCAAAATAGGTTACAATGCTGAGCCAATTTCGATGAAACCACTAGAAACAGAAAAGGAATTTTTAAGGCTCGAGTATACGGCTGCC includes:
- the ispF gene encoding 2-C-methyl-D-erythritol 2,4-cyclodiphosphate synthase encodes the protein MIRIGQGYDVHKLVDDLPLVLGGVAIEYGKGLAGHSDADVLIHSLCDAFIGAAGKGDIGRYFPDTDSRYHNIDSRVLLREVVSMLEKDDWKIVNADLTIIAQAPKMAPHIPEMCRLLATDMKIDEKQLNIKATTTETLGFCGRGEGISALAVVLIYKITENI
- the mfd gene encoding transcription-repair-coupling factor yields the protein MVGIRTHHLMSSYSVAADIFNPQLPGKSGQVLAWSELYGSSFGLAIVSAAHQHSGPIIVVTPDNRLTQSLEEEIRFYMGQHNSIPLLSYPDWECLVYDRFSPHQDIISQRLRTLASLPVQRQGIIILSISNLMQRTPPQAYIAAHSFSLACGDILDTDKFRLQLETAAYRHVSQVYEHGEYAIRGGIIDLFPMGSSQPYRIDLFGDEVDSIRLFDTESQRSAGTVNQIELLPAREFPMTEQGINRFRQSYREKFSGDPQQSLIYNEVSKGNIPPGTEFYMPLFFDDTSSFLDYLPVDSLLIMDKECEQTANTFQTEVIERFQSVGLDPERPALPPEALYQQYDELKKQLTYWPLIEYGPTPEHGEKACQRFATRRPDTFDVDIHAEQPYQRLLDFLAQTDRRVMLACETTGRRENLKNVLNEQGVFPDTVEDASAFFNGDEKLALCAARLDRGLSLEQPELVILSEIQLYGDKVFQRRRRSKPARDPESVIRSLADLNIGDPVIHETQGVGRYIGLQTLDINNSKYEFLTLEYRDGDKLYVPVMSLHLVSRFTAAHPDSAPLHKLGGKEWEKTRRKAQKKAYDTAVELLAVQALRDAREGHAFPTADLHYDHFVTAFPFEETPDQARAIDDVIQDMTSSKPMDRLVCGDVGFGKTEVALRASFFAVHGEHQVALLVPTTLLAQQHYENFRDRFANLPVRVELLSRFRTKKESDAVIEGMKNGSVDIVIGTHRLLQKDIAFKRLGLMILDEEQRFGVRHKEILKKKRSQVDILTLTATPIPRTLNLSLSGLREISIIATAPRQRLAIRTFVVEWSEGQIREGFLREIRRGGQIYFLHNEVRSMPAMQAKLEEIIPEAHIRMAHGQMAERALEHIMQDFYHQRFNVLLCSTIIESGIDIPSANTIFINHADHFGLSQLHQLRGRVGRSHHQAYCYVMVQSRKLITADAARRLDALEQLDDLGAGFALAMHDMEIRGTGELLGESQSGVIDEVGFNMYTDLLNRAIGSLKAGKELSAEDIENDSSSAIEIDLQIPARLPEDYLPDVHTRLIMYKRIANAKSTEELYELQIEMIDRFGLLPDEAKALIKLTELRIEAMTLGITEIRIGEAGGRLKFKPKPNIEPMALIQLLQTGKGKYRMEGPQILHLMMELSSEEQRLQTVKELLNELGSGQAKD
- the ispD gene encoding 2-C-methyl-D-erythritol 4-phosphate cytidylyltransferase, with the translated sequence MKDERCWAVVPAAGVGRRMGGNIPKQYLELAGEAVLVRTMKRLASCPGISGLFLGVSAGDSYWQEMSFSAPWLKSVCNGGTERSDTVSRILDDMAGVVEQNDWVLVHDAVRPCISHKDIQQLMELAIQTGGGLLGMPITDTVKLADDENKVKKTVPRQGMWQAQTPQMFRYGELRQALLNAKNNGLIVTDEASAMEYAGFYPLMVKGCSENIKITVPEDLQLAEVFFQGQESGS